In a genomic window of Myotis daubentonii chromosome 18, mMyoDau2.1, whole genome shotgun sequence:
- the DYRK3 gene encoding dual specificity tyrosine-phosphorylation-regulated kinase 3 isoform X1: MGGSARGPGRKDAGPPGAGLPPQQRRLGDGVYDTFMMIDETKCPPCSNVLCNPSEPPLPRRLNITTEQLTRENTQRFLNGGEMKVEELFQEFGNRRSDTFQSDGIHDSEKGSPVSQGKSSDSLNTVKSGSSPKASRVVPLTPEQALKQYKHLLTGYEKLEILNYPEIYFVGPNAKKRHGVLGGPNNGGYDDAEGAYIHVPRDHLAYRYEVLKIIGKGSFGQVARVYDHKLRQYVALKMVRNEKRFHRQATEEIRILEHLRKQDKTGSMNVIHMLESFTFRNHVCMAFELLSIDLYELIKKNKFQGFSVQLVRKFAQSILQSLDALHKNKIIHCDLKPENILLKHHGRSATKVIDFGSSCFEYQKLYTYIQSRFYRAPEIILGGRYSTPIDMWSFGCILAELLTGQPLFPGEDEGDQLACMMELLGMPPPKLLEQSKRAKYFINSKGLPRYCSVTTQADGRVVLGVGRSRRGKKRGPPGSKDWVTALKGCDDYLFIEFLKRCLQWDPTARLTPAQALRHPWISKSVPKPLTVEKVSGKRVVNSANAFQGLGSKLPPVVGIANKLKANLMSETNGGIPLCSVLPKLIS; encoded by the exons ATGGGAGGCTCGGCTCGCGGGCCCGGGCGGAAGGATGCGGGGCCGCCTGGAGCCGGACTGCCGCCCCAGCAGCGGAG ATTGGGGGATGGTGTCTATGATACCTTCATGATGATAGATGAAACCAAATGCCCACCCTGTTCAAATGTTCTCTGCAATCCTTCTGAGCCACCTCTACCCAGAAGACTAAAT ATCACCACTGAGCAGTTAACAAGAGAGAATACCCAGCGCTTTCTGAATGGAGGTGAAATGAAGGTAGAAGAGCTGTTTCAAGAATTTGGCAACCGAAGATCTGACACTTTCCAGTCAGATGGCATTCACGACTCGGAAAAGGGCTCTCCTGTTTCTCAGGGTAAAAGTTCAGACAGCCTGAATACGGTCAAATCCGGCAGTTCACCCAAAGCTTCCCGAGTGGTGCCCCTGACCCCGGAGCAGGCACTGAAGCAATACAAGCACCTGCTCACCGGCTACGAGAAGCTGGAAATCCTCAATTATCCAGAAATTTACTTTGTGGGTCCAAATGCCAAAAAAAGACATGGAGTCCTTGGTGGTCCCAATAATGGGGGGTATGACGATGCAGAAGGGGCCTATATTCATGTACCTCGAGACCACCTCGCTTATCGATACGAGGTGCTGAAAATTATTGGCAAGGGGAGTTTTGGACAGGTAGCCCGGGTCTATGATCACAAACTTCGACAGTACGTGGCCCTGAAGATGGTGCGCAATGAGAAGCGTTTCCATCGGCAAGCCACCGAGGAGATCCGGATTCTGGAGCACCTCAGGAAGCAGGATAAAACCGGCAGCATGAATGTTATCCACATGCTGGAGAGCTTCACGTTCCGGAACCACGTCTGCATGGCCTTCGAATTGCTGAGCATAGACCTGTACGAGCTCATCAAAAAAAACAAGTTCCAGGGCTTTAGCGTCCAGCTCGTGCGAAAGTTTGCCCAGTCCATTTTGCAATCCTTGGACGCGCTCCACAAAAATAAGATCATTCACTGTGACCTGAAGCCCGAAAACATTCTCCTGAAACACCACGGGCGCAGCGCGACCAAGGTCATTGACTTCGGGTCCAGCTGTTTCGAGTACCAGAAGCTTTACACGTATATCCAGTCCCGCTTCTACAGAGCCCCAGAGATCATCCTAGGAGGCCGCTACAGCACGCCTATCGACATGTGGAGCTTTGGCTGCATCCTTGCAGAACTTCTCACAGGACAGCCCCTCTTCCCCGGGGAGGACGAAGGGGACCAGCTGGCTTGTATGATGGAGCTGCTGGGGATGCCGCCCCCCAAACTTCTGGAGCAGTCCAAACGGGCCAAGTACTTTATCAACTCCAAGGGCCTCCCTCGCTACTGCTCCGTGACGACGCAGGCAGATGGGAGGGTGGTGCTTGGGGTGGGTCGCTCACGCAGGGGTAAAAAGCGGGGTCCCCCAGGCAGCAAAGACTGGGTGACAGCACTGAAAGGGTGTGATGACTACTTGTTTATAGAGTTTTTGAAAAGGTGTCTTCAGTGGGACCCCACTGCCCGCCTGACCCCCGCTCAAGCGTTAAGACACCCTTGGATTAGCAAGTCTGTACCCAAACCTCTCACGGTGGAGAAGGTGTCAGGGAAACGGGTAGTAAATTCTGCAAATGCTTTCCAGGGCCTGGGTTCCAAGCTGCCTCCGGTGGTTGGCATAGCCAATAAGCTTAAAGCTAACTTGATGTCAGAAACCAATGGTGGTATACCTCTGTGCAGTGTGTTGCCAAAACTGATTAGCTAA
- the DYRK3 gene encoding dual specificity tyrosine-phosphorylation-regulated kinase 3 isoform X2, with protein MLHRLGDGVYDTFMMIDETKCPPCSNVLCNPSEPPLPRRLNITTEQLTRENTQRFLNGGEMKVEELFQEFGNRRSDTFQSDGIHDSEKGSPVSQGKSSDSLNTVKSGSSPKASRVVPLTPEQALKQYKHLLTGYEKLEILNYPEIYFVGPNAKKRHGVLGGPNNGGYDDAEGAYIHVPRDHLAYRYEVLKIIGKGSFGQVARVYDHKLRQYVALKMVRNEKRFHRQATEEIRILEHLRKQDKTGSMNVIHMLESFTFRNHVCMAFELLSIDLYELIKKNKFQGFSVQLVRKFAQSILQSLDALHKNKIIHCDLKPENILLKHHGRSATKVIDFGSSCFEYQKLYTYIQSRFYRAPEIILGGRYSTPIDMWSFGCILAELLTGQPLFPGEDEGDQLACMMELLGMPPPKLLEQSKRAKYFINSKGLPRYCSVTTQADGRVVLGVGRSRRGKKRGPPGSKDWVTALKGCDDYLFIEFLKRCLQWDPTARLTPAQALRHPWISKSVPKPLTVEKVSGKRVVNSANAFQGLGSKLPPVVGIANKLKANLMSETNGGIPLCSVLPKLIS; from the exons ATGCTACATAG ATTGGGGGATGGTGTCTATGATACCTTCATGATGATAGATGAAACCAAATGCCCACCCTGTTCAAATGTTCTCTGCAATCCTTCTGAGCCACCTCTACCCAGAAGACTAAAT ATCACCACTGAGCAGTTAACAAGAGAGAATACCCAGCGCTTTCTGAATGGAGGTGAAATGAAGGTAGAAGAGCTGTTTCAAGAATTTGGCAACCGAAGATCTGACACTTTCCAGTCAGATGGCATTCACGACTCGGAAAAGGGCTCTCCTGTTTCTCAGGGTAAAAGTTCAGACAGCCTGAATACGGTCAAATCCGGCAGTTCACCCAAAGCTTCCCGAGTGGTGCCCCTGACCCCGGAGCAGGCACTGAAGCAATACAAGCACCTGCTCACCGGCTACGAGAAGCTGGAAATCCTCAATTATCCAGAAATTTACTTTGTGGGTCCAAATGCCAAAAAAAGACATGGAGTCCTTGGTGGTCCCAATAATGGGGGGTATGACGATGCAGAAGGGGCCTATATTCATGTACCTCGAGACCACCTCGCTTATCGATACGAGGTGCTGAAAATTATTGGCAAGGGGAGTTTTGGACAGGTAGCCCGGGTCTATGATCACAAACTTCGACAGTACGTGGCCCTGAAGATGGTGCGCAATGAGAAGCGTTTCCATCGGCAAGCCACCGAGGAGATCCGGATTCTGGAGCACCTCAGGAAGCAGGATAAAACCGGCAGCATGAATGTTATCCACATGCTGGAGAGCTTCACGTTCCGGAACCACGTCTGCATGGCCTTCGAATTGCTGAGCATAGACCTGTACGAGCTCATCAAAAAAAACAAGTTCCAGGGCTTTAGCGTCCAGCTCGTGCGAAAGTTTGCCCAGTCCATTTTGCAATCCTTGGACGCGCTCCACAAAAATAAGATCATTCACTGTGACCTGAAGCCCGAAAACATTCTCCTGAAACACCACGGGCGCAGCGCGACCAAGGTCATTGACTTCGGGTCCAGCTGTTTCGAGTACCAGAAGCTTTACACGTATATCCAGTCCCGCTTCTACAGAGCCCCAGAGATCATCCTAGGAGGCCGCTACAGCACGCCTATCGACATGTGGAGCTTTGGCTGCATCCTTGCAGAACTTCTCACAGGACAGCCCCTCTTCCCCGGGGAGGACGAAGGGGACCAGCTGGCTTGTATGATGGAGCTGCTGGGGATGCCGCCCCCCAAACTTCTGGAGCAGTCCAAACGGGCCAAGTACTTTATCAACTCCAAGGGCCTCCCTCGCTACTGCTCCGTGACGACGCAGGCAGATGGGAGGGTGGTGCTTGGGGTGGGTCGCTCACGCAGGGGTAAAAAGCGGGGTCCCCCAGGCAGCAAAGACTGGGTGACAGCACTGAAAGGGTGTGATGACTACTTGTTTATAGAGTTTTTGAAAAGGTGTCTTCAGTGGGACCCCACTGCCCGCCTGACCCCCGCTCAAGCGTTAAGACACCCTTGGATTAGCAAGTCTGTACCCAAACCTCTCACGGTGGAGAAGGTGTCAGGGAAACGGGTAGTAAATTCTGCAAATGCTTTCCAGGGCCTGGGTTCCAAGCTGCCTCCGGTGGTTGGCATAGCCAATAAGCTTAAAGCTAACTTGATGTCAGAAACCAATGGTGGTATACCTCTGTGCAGTGTGTTGCCAAAACTGATTAGCTAA
- the DYRK3 gene encoding dual specificity tyrosine-phosphorylation-regulated kinase 3 isoform X3, translating into MKVEELFQEFGNRRSDTFQSDGIHDSEKGSPVSQGKSSDSLNTVKSGSSPKASRVVPLTPEQALKQYKHLLTGYEKLEILNYPEIYFVGPNAKKRHGVLGGPNNGGYDDAEGAYIHVPRDHLAYRYEVLKIIGKGSFGQVARVYDHKLRQYVALKMVRNEKRFHRQATEEIRILEHLRKQDKTGSMNVIHMLESFTFRNHVCMAFELLSIDLYELIKKNKFQGFSVQLVRKFAQSILQSLDALHKNKIIHCDLKPENILLKHHGRSATKVIDFGSSCFEYQKLYTYIQSRFYRAPEIILGGRYSTPIDMWSFGCILAELLTGQPLFPGEDEGDQLACMMELLGMPPPKLLEQSKRAKYFINSKGLPRYCSVTTQADGRVVLGVGRSRRGKKRGPPGSKDWVTALKGCDDYLFIEFLKRCLQWDPTARLTPAQALRHPWISKSVPKPLTVEKVSGKRVVNSANAFQGLGSKLPPVVGIANKLKANLMSETNGGIPLCSVLPKLIS; encoded by the coding sequence ATGAAGGTAGAAGAGCTGTTTCAAGAATTTGGCAACCGAAGATCTGACACTTTCCAGTCAGATGGCATTCACGACTCGGAAAAGGGCTCTCCTGTTTCTCAGGGTAAAAGTTCAGACAGCCTGAATACGGTCAAATCCGGCAGTTCACCCAAAGCTTCCCGAGTGGTGCCCCTGACCCCGGAGCAGGCACTGAAGCAATACAAGCACCTGCTCACCGGCTACGAGAAGCTGGAAATCCTCAATTATCCAGAAATTTACTTTGTGGGTCCAAATGCCAAAAAAAGACATGGAGTCCTTGGTGGTCCCAATAATGGGGGGTATGACGATGCAGAAGGGGCCTATATTCATGTACCTCGAGACCACCTCGCTTATCGATACGAGGTGCTGAAAATTATTGGCAAGGGGAGTTTTGGACAGGTAGCCCGGGTCTATGATCACAAACTTCGACAGTACGTGGCCCTGAAGATGGTGCGCAATGAGAAGCGTTTCCATCGGCAAGCCACCGAGGAGATCCGGATTCTGGAGCACCTCAGGAAGCAGGATAAAACCGGCAGCATGAATGTTATCCACATGCTGGAGAGCTTCACGTTCCGGAACCACGTCTGCATGGCCTTCGAATTGCTGAGCATAGACCTGTACGAGCTCATCAAAAAAAACAAGTTCCAGGGCTTTAGCGTCCAGCTCGTGCGAAAGTTTGCCCAGTCCATTTTGCAATCCTTGGACGCGCTCCACAAAAATAAGATCATTCACTGTGACCTGAAGCCCGAAAACATTCTCCTGAAACACCACGGGCGCAGCGCGACCAAGGTCATTGACTTCGGGTCCAGCTGTTTCGAGTACCAGAAGCTTTACACGTATATCCAGTCCCGCTTCTACAGAGCCCCAGAGATCATCCTAGGAGGCCGCTACAGCACGCCTATCGACATGTGGAGCTTTGGCTGCATCCTTGCAGAACTTCTCACAGGACAGCCCCTCTTCCCCGGGGAGGACGAAGGGGACCAGCTGGCTTGTATGATGGAGCTGCTGGGGATGCCGCCCCCCAAACTTCTGGAGCAGTCCAAACGGGCCAAGTACTTTATCAACTCCAAGGGCCTCCCTCGCTACTGCTCCGTGACGACGCAGGCAGATGGGAGGGTGGTGCTTGGGGTGGGTCGCTCACGCAGGGGTAAAAAGCGGGGTCCCCCAGGCAGCAAAGACTGGGTGACAGCACTGAAAGGGTGTGATGACTACTTGTTTATAGAGTTTTTGAAAAGGTGTCTTCAGTGGGACCCCACTGCCCGCCTGACCCCCGCTCAAGCGTTAAGACACCCTTGGATTAGCAAGTCTGTACCCAAACCTCTCACGGTGGAGAAGGTGTCAGGGAAACGGGTAGTAAATTCTGCAAATGCTTTCCAGGGCCTGGGTTCCAAGCTGCCTCCGGTGGTTGGCATAGCCAATAAGCTTAAAGCTAACTTGATGTCAGAAACCAATGGTGGTATACCTCTGTGCAGTGTGTTGCCAAAACTGATTAGCTAA